The Planctellipticum variicoloris DNA window GCCCATCGCGAATCCTCTCGATCAGAAGCTTGGAGTCCGCGCGGATCTCACCGACAGTACAACTCATGGTGACCCCTACTGTCTGAGCAGAGCACATCGAATCGAGCACCACGATCATAGGCTGCGATTCTTCGCGAATAGACTGCGAACGGCCGACGCTACCCCCTGCCGGGTTTCAGCGGGAGAACGGTCGACCACTGAGGCGGTTGCGCGGTATCGGGGGCGTTCCACCGAAGATCACGAGCTGTACGTCACGATCTCTTGCCGCGTGTCGGGCCGAGGCGTATAAGGATGTCTGTCGGGCGGCTCACTGCGTTGGTGACCTCCTGACTTCGAATCGGAAAACTAAACGAAGGACAGCCCGGCCGTTCCGGGAGGTCTGTCGAAGAGTGAGCCGGCTTGGCTGAGCACCACGGGGTGCCCGGCCCTGCCGGCTTTTTTCGTTTTCAGCGGCCGGAGTCGGCCAATCCAAAGGGGGACATGATGTTTGCAGTCAAGCCAGAAGTCGGACTGCCTCCAGACGTGCCGCAGAGATCGTCAGAAGACTTGCTTCCAATTGCCGTGATGCGGCAAGACAACGAATCCGACGGGAATGATCGTTTGCCGTGGAGATTCGGACCGGTGCATCTCTGGGAACCCAGCCTCGACGAGATTCGCGAAGCATGCGCTGAGGTTCAACGTGAATGGACCATTGGCGAACGATATCGGCGACGGGTGTTGAAGCCAAATACGAGGTGGACGGTTCCCAACGTCAGGGTCGGGAGATGATCAATTGGCGACCCGGCAGGACGCAATCCCCAGCCTCCTGCCGGGTCGGGCATCGGGTTGCGCAGTCGCCCTGTTCGCCGCCCGACAACAATCGCCCTGGCTCCACGATGTCGTCCCCATTCCCTTCCGTCAGAAAAGCACTTCATGACACAACGTCTGCTGATCGCCGACCGTTGGAGACTCGTCGCCGAACACCTGCGGATGCTCTTTATCGAACGCGGCTTCGAGATCGAGGTGGCGACAGACGGACTCGACTGCCTGGCAAAGATTCAGACATACGGTCCCGATGCAATCCTCATCGACGAGGACCTCCCCTGGGGGGGCGGCGCTGGAGTTGCCGCCTGGCTCCGCGACGAAATGCTTCGTCCCATCCCTGTAGTAATGATGACCAGCAGTCGACACGGCGGGAACGACAACAACGGCATCCAGTATGTCCAACGACCGTTCCGGACGGCGACGCTGCTCCGGACCGTTGCGACGGCGCTGGATTCCGCCGAGCCGCTGACGATTGACACCGCGAGTCAGGTCGCTCGGCA harbors:
- a CDS encoding response regulator; its protein translation is MTQRLLIADRWRLVAEHLRMLFIERGFEIEVATDGLDCLAKIQTYGPDAILIDEDLPWGGGAGVAAWLRDEMLRPIPVVMMTSSRHGGNDNNGIQYVQRPFRTATLLRTVATALDSAEPLTIDTASQVARHERVTSER